CAGAaggtgctgcaggtcagaacCGAGGTGTCGGGGCAGCCCGGGGCTGGGACGGCAGGGGACTgtggggcaccagcagagctggggggagcccagggctgcaggctggtcTCATAACCTGAGCCCTTGATCTGATGGAGGCTCTGAGGTCTTGGAGCCAGCAATTCCACCAATGAGCCTGGAGCGGAGCCAGGGGAAAGGTCCGATCGTCACTGCTCTTCTGGGGGCAGACGGTGGCACAAGGGGATTTGTCTGGCTGCTCCCTGCATCCTGGCACATCATTGATGCCAGcgtccctccccgcactcccccaGGCCTGGTACCACCCCGGGCTCCCTCTCCGGCTCAGTGATCACAGCTAATGAGATGCTGATCGGTGGAGGCCAAGCGAAGGGAGTCTAGCTTAGGGTCCTGCCAGCCAATTAGCGCGCAGCAGTAAGTGATGTGCTGGAGTGAGGACCTGGAGCAGCCGGGCTCTGCCAGCCCAAGGGAAAGGGGCACTGCAGCCTGATAGGACCCTGGTGGGGAGAGTCTGGTCGTGTGATGCAGGCGCTGGGCCGGGACTCGGAGATCTGGAGTGGccacccatctctgccactgactccctgtgggCGAGTCACTgatcctgccctgcctccctgggCGCTGTCTCTGGTGCTGACCCATGCCTGGCAGCCCCGTCCCAAGCAGGcaggtccctgcagcctcagcgTTTCCCCCCTGACCCTGTCTCTCTCTCGCAGGGTCCAAGTGGAGTTTTACGTCAATGAAAACACCTTCAAGGAGCGGCTGAAACTCTTCTTCATCAAGAACCAGCGCTCCAGTGAGTCGCTCTGGCGACCCCcatcatggggggggggggcctggcaCATAGTCTGGGATGGCCAGAGCAGGGCGCGGCCTCCCTAGGGCCCAGGCACCACAGCCCGCGGCGATGGGCGGTTCTGTGGGTCTGCAGCTGCCAGGGCCCCAAACACGGTCTGCCTGGGCCACAGGGGTTGGGACCAGATCACAGCTCGGAGCCCCCAGGAACCTCTCatttcccccctccagccccagctcctccctcacctCATGAGCGTGACTCTGTCTTTCTTGGTGCCCAGCTAAGCTGTGGGCTTGAAGCAGGAACCCTgtgatccaggactcctgggttgattcccaactctgggaggggcagtggttagagcagtggggggcagggactcCAGGGTTCTAGCTAATTCTGGcaaggggagtggtgtctagtggttagagcagggaggcctgggtctcaggactcctgggttcccttgtAGGAAGTAGGGTGGGGGCTTTGCCCTCGCAGTCTGTGCTCCCCCCAGCGTGGCACTAGGGGCCCTGCCAGTCTCACCCTCCTGTGTGTGTTTCAGGTTTGCGGGTGCGTCTGTTTAACTTCTCTCTCAAGCTGCTCAGCTGCCTCCTGTACATCATCCGGGTGCTGCTGGACGACCCCCAGGAGGGCCGAGGGGGCTGGTGAGTGAGGCCCCCCTGCCCTGGTTGGGACTAGCTCAGAGACAGCCCCACGGTGCCcggcagagctgtgctgggagCCGCACAGAAAGGGTGGTGTGGTGCCCCGTGGGCAGCCCCCACGGGCCTCGTTATCCAGAATGCTCTCTGCCGCGGGCACTGGTGGGTTTGCTGGCTTGGCCCGGGGCTCCAAtcaccccaccctgcccaggaACATGCCAGCTGCACGTGCGGGGCAGGAGAGGCTGTCTGAGCAACCTTGGCATGGGGATCACAGCGGGCACCCTGGGGTGGGAATAGGGGGGCAGAAACCAGGCCCGGCCCGGTGAATGACTCAGCCTCCGGGGAGACGATGGCCAGGGGCTCagaagtctgtctgtctgtctgtctatctgtctccTTCTGCTTTTCCAGCTGGGGCTGCCCGAGGCAGAACCACTCTGCTCACCACCTGAGTAAATTTGACTGGTAAGTGTCTGGAGGCGCCGAGCcagtggggccagggctggggagctctggaGCCTGCCCTCAGTGTGACTTTTCTCTTCCAGGACCCCGATTATCTGGGTGAATAGGCCTCTGCCCCTCTGGGGGCTGCAGGTGAGTGGGGGGATCTGcagggggagctgcggggggctggAGAGCATGGGGGTTAGTGACTTGTGGGGACCTAGAAGTCTGTGTCCCAGTATTAGGGGGGTTGCCTTGAGGGTGTGATGGAcacatggaaggacccccccactggGAGGGGACTGAGCTGGTCACACAGGTCATTGAGGGAGGTGGCATATTGTCAGTTTCACCAGCCTCTTTCCTCCCAAAGGATCCCAGAGTTACTTCTCTGTGtgctgacatgcagccacctctggggtggggcgtgggcACCCAGCAATGTTTAACAGCTGCTGGGCAATGCGGCACAACAGCTTAGGGTGACACAAGGGgcaagggaacagagctgatcCCAGGCAGCAAAGAGCAGAAGCCAGGAAGGCCCAGGACTCGGaagccccagccagcctgggggtggggggtcagggtCGAGGTGGAGAAAGCAGCAGCCTGGCTTGACTCACTTTAAATATCTACCCTCTGGCCAAGGGCCCCGGGGATCATTACAGCTATggatggaatctgtgacttccaaagacctccgtgacttcagcaCCggaggctgggaactgcagggtcctgcctggggcagtggggcccCCAAACACCCAGCCGCCATGGGAAGCAGGGGaatccccacagctccccgcTGCTGTGGGTGGCAGGGCGACCCcggagctctgagcccccacaGGCGGTGCCGGCcccggagctcccagccaccccacaggACTGGGAGAGGACCCCGGCTCCCACCAAGCAGCCGTCGGCCTCGCAGGCCCAAGGATTATGGTAAGATTtggtcatgggtatttttagtaaaagtcagggacaggtcgtGGGCtcagtgaatttttcttttttgcccatgacctgtccctgacttttactaaaaatacccatgaccaAATCTTAGCCGTAATCCTCGGGCCTGCGGGGCCGATGGCTGCTTGGTGGGAGCCGGGGTCCTCTCCCAGGCCCTTGGGACAGCCCGAGGCCGTGCACTGGTGGGGAAAGCTCTGggctctgtgtggggctggcagcatcGTTCCCTTACTGACCCCCCTGCTGCTCCACACCCCCAGGTGCTGGTGGCTTTGATCAGTTTCCTGGAGACAATGCTGCTGGTGTATCTCGGATACAAGGTACAACTGTGGGGCGGGGGCTGCTCTGTGCAAATCGCCTTGGCCTGAAccaaccccccctgcccctcaATGGGTCCCGGGGGCAGGAATCCCTGGCACTGGACTCTCCCTGGGAGGCCAATGCCAGGAGAAAGCGGGTACCCCCTCTGgccccccatgctgcccctcccgGGATCTCTGCCTTTCCACTGCTATCACCTGCTACAGCAGGGGGGTCCCTCTGAGCGAGCCAGGGGTGGGGGCCAGACTTGGCACGAGTGTACATCAGTGGAACCACCCTGGTTTaccccagctcaggatctggccctcggGGCTCCAGCCCCGTCCCCTATCCCCTAGGACATGGGAACCCCCTGCTGAGGCAACTGACGGACACCCCTGGAGTGATGAGCTCTCTGGGGGGGATGGGCagagagggaccccccccccccccgtcctggGATCATCCCATTCCCTGGTgatggggggagtggggctgggactggaagggagagaggctgtagctgggggggcagggtagATGGATTTaatgccccccccccagtcttGATATTGACAAGGCCAGTTCTCCCCAATCAGCCGTCTGGTGCCCAAGTGGATGGGGGTTCCCAGATCTTTCCCCTTTATTAACCCCCCCCCTTTGAGCTGACTCATTAAAACTGTGGGATCGGGGGGAGACAAGCACCCGCagagccccccaaccccctggcttTACAACAGGCTGTGGTAGTTTGGTGAAAGACTGATAGAGCCGCGTGGACAGGACCAATGGAAactgctccccccacacccccagctcggCTGGTTCCCCTCAGTCCGGACCCCCAGCCCCAcattagcccagccctggggtgcTCTTCTGCTcggccagtgcccctcactcccgccccacagcccctgctagcccagccccaggctctccccaaACCCGGCTCGGCCAGTGCCCGTCACAcccgccccacagcccagccctgggctgccttCCCGCTTAGCCAGTGCCCgtcactcctgccccacagcccctgctagcccagccctgggctcttccccccgGCTCTGCAAGTGCCCGTTACAcccgccccacagcccctgctagcccagccctgggttcccttGCCAGGTcagccaatgcccctcactcctgagtGAACTGGGGAAAGCGGGCCAggcctggggggctggggggccatggctggggggcagggaggccaggcctggggGGCTGGGGNNNNNNNNNNNNNNNNNNNNNNNNNNNNNNNNNNNNNNNNNNNNNNNNNNNNNNNNNNNNNNNNNNNNNNNNNNNNNNNNNNNNNNNNNNNNNNNNNNNNNNNNNNNNNNNNNNNNNNNNNNNNNNNNNNNNNNNNNNNNNNNNNNNNNNNNNNNNNNNNNNNNNNNNNNNNNNNNNNNNNNNNNNNNNNNNNNNNNNNNNNNNNNNNNNNNNNNNNNNNNNNNNNNNNNNNNNNNNNNNNNNNNNNNNNNNNNNNNNNNNNNNNNNNNNNNNNNNNNNNNNNNNNNNNNNNNNNNNN
This DNA window, taken from Chelonoidis abingdonii isolate Lonesome George chromosome 26, CheloAbing_2.0, whole genome shotgun sequence, encodes the following:
- the LOC142045988 gene encoding potassium channel subfamily T member 2-like, whose protein sequence is MVELEKEVLPLPPRYRFRDLLLGDWQADERVQVEFYVNENTFKERLKLFFIKNQRSSLRVRLFNFSLKLLSCLLYIIRVLLDDPQEGRGGCWGCPRQNHSAHHLSKFDWTPIIWVNRPLPLWGLQVLVALISFLETMLLVYLGYKVQLWGGGCSVQIALA